From the Gemmatimonadota bacterium genome, the window GACCCGATGGGTAATCTATGGATCGGCGGCAACGGGGGCGACGACGCCCACATCCTGGTTTTCGCCCAGGACGGCACCTTCCTGAAGCAGTTCGGCGAACCGGGCGCGCGAAGGGCCGATGGCTTTGACGAGGCCGATCCGGCGTGGAGTGGCAACAGCATGGATCCGGGGAATTTCGGACGTGTGGCCAAGATCTCCTTCGATGCCTCCGCGAACGAAGCCTATGTGGCCGATGGGTACCTGAACAAGCGCGTTGCGGTGCTCGACATCGAGACCGGGGCCCTGAAGCGGTACTGGGGCGCTTACGGCAATGAACCTGATGACGCCAATATCGGTAGATACGATCCCAAGGCGCCGCCGGCCCAGCAGTTCCGCAATCCCGTCCACGCGGCCGATCCCTCGAACGACGGTCACGTATACGTCTGCGACCGGCCCAACAACCGTGTCCAGGTTTTCCGGACGGACGGCACCTTCGTGATGGAGAAAGTCCTCTCCGGCAACACGCTGGGCGCCGGGTCTACCTGGGACGTCGCCTTTTCAAAGGACGCGGACCAGAAATACCTGTACGTGGCGGACGGCCAGAACATGAAGGTGTACGTGCTGTTGCGGGAGACCATGGAAGTGCTGACCACTTTCGGAGACGGTGGCCGCCAGCCGGGCCAGTTCTTCGGCACCCATAGCATCGCGACCGATTCGAAGGGCAATATCTACACCACGGAGACCTACGAAGGCAAGCGCGTGCAGAAGTTCACCTATATGGGTGAGGGCCCGGTCGATCAGCAGGACCAGGGCGTGATATGGCCCTCCGCATCCCGGTAGGCACGACGGATCGGGTCTCTCCTCTTACGGGACGACGGACGGCGACCAGCCGGGTTGCCGTCCGCGTCCTGCTTTTCCTGGCCATAGCCGGACTCACGGCAGCCGTGCCGTCACCCGGCGCCTTCGGCCACGACATCCCCTCCGACATCACGGTACGCGCTTTCATCAAGCCGGAAGGCCAGCGCCTCAGGATGCTCGTGCGCGTACCCCTCGAGGCCATGGTCGACGTCACCTTTCCTCTGACCGGCCCCGGCTACCTCGACCTGTCCCGCGCCGACGAGTCCCTGCGTGACGCCGCCATGCTGTGGCTCGGGCAGGAGGTGGCGATCTACGAAGACGGATCGCGCCTGGCCGTGCCCGAACTGATGGCCGTCAGGGCCTCCCTGCCTTCCGATCCATCCTTTCAAGCGTACGATTCCGCGCTGGTTGCCACCCGGGGGCCGCCGCTCCCGGCCGGTACACAGATCTTCTGGCAGCAGGTCATGCTGGACGTGCTCTTCGAGTACCGGATCACATCGGATCGTTCGGAGTTTTCGATTCTCCCCGGACTCGAAAGGCTGGGTATGCGGGTCTCGACCGTGCTGCGCTTCCTGCCTGTTTCAGGGGGCGAACGTCTCTACCAGTATACCGGTAATCCGGGCCTTGTCGTACTCGATCCCCGCTGGCACCAGGCCGCGTTTCGTTTCGTGCAACTCGGTTTCACCCACATCCTCGACGGCATGGACCATCTCCTGTTCCTGCTGTGCCTGATCATCCCCTTTCAGCGGCTGCGCGTACTCGTGATCCTCGTTACGGCCTTTACCGTTGCGCACTCGGTCACGCTGGTCGCTGCCACGCTGGGCCTGACGCCCGCCGCCCTTTGGTTCGTCCCCCTCGTGGAAACGGTGATCGCCGCCTCCATCGTCTACATGGCACTGGAGAACATCGTTTCGCCCGGCCTGCGCCGGCGCTGGATGGCCGTATTCGGGTTCGGACTCGTGCACGGATTCGGATTCGCCTACGCGCTGCGGGACATGCTGCCTTTCGGCGGAGATCACCTGGTGGTCTCGCTGCTGGCGTTCAATGTGGGGGTCGAGATCGGTCAGCTACTCGTGATTCTGATCTGTGTCCCGATACTGCGTTTACTCTTCAGGTACCTTCCGGGTGAGCAACCCAGGCAAAGTATGCAGGCCGGCAAGATCGGGCAGACCGGACGGACCGGATGGACCGGATGGACCGGGCATCCCAGGCGGATCGCCGCGGTCATCCTCTCGGTCCTCGCGGGTCATACGGCCTGGCACTGGCTGGTGGAGCGCGGCGCCGTGTTGTGGGAATACGATGTGCTGGCCACGACGCCGGACAGCGCGCTGTATGGAGTGGCGGGACTCCTGGTACTGATGTTGATCATCGCCGCCTTCGCGGGATGGGCGTTCCTTCGTTCTGACCGGGCGGACCGGACGAACCGGTCTGATTAGGCGGGCTGGCCAGGCTGACCGGGCGGACCGGACGAACCGGTCTGATTAGGCGGGCTGGCCAGGCTGACCGGGCGGACCGGACGAACCGGTCTGATTAGGCGGGCTGGCCAGGCTGACCGGGCGGACCGGACGAACCGGTCTGATTAGGCGGGCTGGCCAGGCTGACCGGGCACTTCAATGAAGGCTTCGGACAGCGCGAACACGCAGGAGCTGCGCTCTCCGCCGAGACTGGGCTTCCATATATCGACCGGATAGGGTTCGCCCGGAATCATGTGACCGTTGAACATGATCTGGGCGGACCGTGCAAAGTACAGGCAGGAGAAAACGTCCCATCCTTCCCGGAATCTCGGAGCGGGCGCTTCGAGCAGTTCGGGAGACCGCAGGCCGCCCCAGCGGGCGATGACCTGGTCTTCCTCCGTTTCGATCGTCCACGCGGGCGCGTCGAGCACGTTGCCGCTCCGCGTGAAGGAAGCCGGCACCACCTCCAGTTCCATGTCGTACATGCCGCCCCGGCCGCTCATCCAGGTCTGAATGAATGTAGTCATCTCCGGGTTGTCGGTGCAGATCCTGTGATACGAGAATCCATCCTCGATAAGGACATAGGCCACGGTCCCTTCGCCGGCCGAACAGTAGTGCGTATGCCAAAGGCTGACCATCGCACTGTTCTCCCCGGCACCCGCGGGACGAACATAGTTGATCCAGTGCTGTCCCGTCCAGAACAGCCTGCCCGGGTTGACGATCGGCCTGTTCATCCGGTTCCTCCAATACCCAGCGTAGCCGGTCCACGGTCCGCGTAGCCGGTCCACGGTCCGCGTAGCCGGTCCACGGTCCGCGTAGCCGGCCCATGATCCGCGAAATCGCTCACGGCCCGAATCCATGTAAACTGATCCGGGTGGGGCCGGACGTCAAGGGCGGACTGGGAGACCGGCCGGCGAGGCCCTTGCGAGCGGCACTTCCTCTCAGACCTTCCGCATAAATCGCTTGCCCGGTTTCGGTCCGTCCTGTACATTTTCCGCATCGGGTCTTACAATCGGGAGGCCGGGCAATAAGGTTAGTTCAAGCAAGCGGGCGGTCTTTCTCTCACTCCAGGAGCCAAACGGCATGATCGGCGATATCGGCATGCAGGAACTGATGGTGATCTTCCTGATCGTCCTGCTCTTGTTCGGCGCGGACCGGATCCCGGCCCTGGCGAGGGGACTGGGCAAGGGCGTGCGGGAGTTCAAGCGGGTCGTGAACAATGCGAATACTGAAATCCAGCGCGCCATCGACATCGACGAGAAGGAACCGCCCCCGCGAAAGCCACCGCCGACAAAGGAACTGGACCGGTCATAGGACAACGGAACAGCAGGCTTGACGAATGGGCGTGCCGGCCGGTGGACGGTGCGCCCGTTTTGCATGATCCGGAGCCCGCAGCGCTATCCACGACTACAGGACATGTCCACTGCCGCCCTTCGCAATGACGCACGGTGCATTTTCGACGCGGCCCTTCAAGCTGTAGATCCAGCGTCGGCCATCCGGCGCCATGTCGTACGTGAAGGAAGCCGGCTGAAAGTCGGCGGCCGCGGTTACGACCTGGACCAGTTCGAGAACGTCTACGTCGTCGGTGCCGGCAAAGCGGGTTCCGTGATGGCCGGCGCCATGGAATCGCTACTCGGCGACCAGCTAACCGGGGGCGTGGTCAACGTCAAGTACGGACATGCTACGCCGCTGCGGCGCGTGGAGGTGGTCGAAGCGGGCCATCCCATTCCCGACGCGGCGGGCTTGGTCGGAACGCAGAAAATCGTTGAGCTCCTGGCGCCTGTCGGGGAAGACGACCTGGTGTTCTGCCTGCTTTCGGGTGGGGGATCCGCGCTCCTGCCGCTACCTGCCGATGGGGTGACGCTGGAGGAGAAACAGGCGGTCACGGAGCTGCTGCTTCAGTGCGGCGCGACGATCAACGAAACCAACACGATCCGCAAGCATATCTCGCGGGTAAAGGGTGGACAATTGGCCAGGCTGGCCTCGCCCGCGCGGGTGGTGAGCCTGGTCCTTTCGGACGTCATCGGGGACCCGCTCGATATCATCGCGTCGGGGCCCACGGTGCCGGATGAAAGCACTTTTGCCGATTGCCGGTCTATTCTTGATCGGTACGGTCTGCAGGATAGACTGCCTGTTGCGGTGATTCGCCACCTGGATGCGGGGTCGAAGGGAATCGTACCGGAAACACCGGACTCCGGCGACCCGGTCTTCCATCGAATGCAGACGGTCACTGTCGCCAACAACCGCCAGGCACTGGATTCCGCCCGGATCGAGGCGGAAAAGAGAGGATACAACCCGCTCGTGCTGTCCAGTTCGATCGACGGCGAGACCCGCGAGGTCGCTCGTATCTACGCCGCCATGGCCCGGGAGATCGAAGGGTATGGCGATCCGGTTAGGCGCCCGGCGTGCGTAATTTCCGGCGGCGAGACCACGGTAACGCTGAAGGGCGGCGGCAAAGGCGGACGTAACCAGGAATTCGTACTGGCCACCGTATCGGGCATCGAGGGACTGGAACGAACCGTCGTATTCAGCGCCGGAACGGACGGGACGGACGGTCCTACCGACGCCGCGGGCGCGGTGGCGGACGGACATACGCAGGCCCGGGCCGTCGAAATGGGGCTGGACGCCGACGCCTGCATGGACCGCAGCGACGCCTATCACTTTTTCGAACCGCTGGGTGACCTCGTCATGACGGGCCCTACCCATACCAATGTCATGGACCTGCGACTGTTACTCGTCGGTTGAGGACACATAAGGCTGGGATCGACCATGATGACCGAAGCGCAAAGGTACCTGTTCGACCTGACCGGTTTTCTGCACCTGGATGGCGCCCTTGGAGAAACGGCGCTCGCCGAGGCGCTTGATGCTGCGGAGCGGTATATCCGGACGCCCGCCGAAGACCTCCCGCCGGACTTCGGGAGCAGAGACGGCCGCATCTACGACAACGGATTCGCCTTCGACAAGTCACTGGAGCGGCTGGTCTTCGAGCCAAGCTACTGGCCCATCGTAAAGGAGTTCACGTCCGGCAAACCCCGTTTCGTCCGGGGGTCCATGCTCGTGAACCAGCCCGGCGGAGTCGTCGATCCAGGATCGCTCCACTGCGCACGCGAAGCCTACGGTTGGCAAAGCACGCGCTACGATTGCCGGGACGGCCGTATTTACTGCGATGATTTCGTCGTATTCATTTATCTCACCGACGTGAATCCCGGCGACGGCGGACTCGTGGTCGTGCCCGGGTCGCACAAGTGCAATTTCGACCGCCCCGATTCGGTCTTCGACGGGGGTGACCTGGAAGACGACGCGCCACCAGGCACGATAAACGTCACCCCCAGGGCGGGCGACGCGGTGATCATCTCCGAGTTGCTCACGCACGGTACCCTCCGGTGGAAGCCAACCGACCGGAAGCGTATCGTGCTCGTGCTGCGGTACGCACCCCAGTACAGCGGTGGCGGACCGTGGACGACGGACACGCTCAAGGCCCGGCTTTCTCCCGAGACTAATGAATTGATGGCCCTGGCCTCCTTTACGGAGGTCAAGGACGTCGCCCAGAGGGAAGTGGTCACGTTAACCGAATGATCCGTTCGCGTCTTCCATAACGGCCCTGACCCGGCAGCGGCCCTGACCTGGCGGCCCTGACCCGGCACCGCCCGGAGCGGCGCAAAGGCAAGGTACATGGACTCAGCCTGGCAGGAACAGATCGCGAAAGAGACCGACTGCGCGTTCCGATTCGACGAAACGGCCAGGGTCCTGTACAGCACGGACGCCAGCATCTACGAAATCCAGCCGCTGGGCGTCGCCTATCCAGCCCACGCGGACCAGGTCTCCCGCATCCTCCGTTTCGCCTACGAAAGAGGCATCCCCGTCACGCCCCGCGGCGGGGGCACCAGCCTGGGCGGCCAGGCGGTAGGCCGCAGCATCCAGGTCGACTTCTCCCGGCACATGAACCGGATCCTCGAGGTCAACGTCGAGGAACAGTGGGCCAGGATCCAGCCCGGCGTGGTGCTCGACGAACTGAACGACCACCTGAAACCTATGGGACTGCTCTTCGCCCCGGACGTCTCCCCGAGCAACCGGGCGAACGTCGGCGGCATGATCGGCAACAACTCCTGCGGTTCCCATTCCATCATATACGGCAAAACGATCGACCACGTCCTGGAACTCGACGTGGTCCTGAGCGACGGCACCCAGACGGTCTTCAAGCCGGTTGGCGACCGTGAATACGGCCAGAAGGCCGCACTCGGCGGACTGGAGGGCCGGATCTACCGCGAAATCCGCCGCATCGCCCACGAAAACCGGGACGAGATCGCGGCCCGGTACCCCCGGATCATGCGGCGCGTGGGCGGATACAACCTGGACGAGTTTACCGGAGAAGGTCCCTTCGACCCCTGCAAGATGATCGTCGGGTCCGAGGGCACCCTGGCGGCCGTGACCGAGGCGCGCGTCAACCTGGTGCCGCTTCCTGCCCACAAGGCCCTCGGTATCTGTCACTTCTCGGACCTGATCGAATCCATGGAAGCGACGGTGGAGATCCTGAAGACCGATCCCTCCGCCGTGGAACTCACCGACAAGACCATACTGGATCTGGCCAAGGAATCTCCCGCGGCCGCCCATCAGCGGGACTTCATCGACGGCGACCCGGAAGCCATCCTCATGGTCGAGTATTACGGGGAGACGGAAGGCGAGGTCACGGACCGCCTGGACGCCCTCGAATCCCTGCTTCGGGAGAAGCACCTGGGCTACGCCTGCGTCCGTGCCTCGACTCCTGCCGCCCAGTCGAACGCCTGGACCATCCGGAAGGCGGGACTCGGGTTGCTGATGGGCATGAAGGGGGATACCAAGCCGGCGACTTTCGTGGAGGACACGGCGGTGTCGCCGGAGAAGCTTCCGGACTACATCCGCGACTTCCGCGACATCGTCCACAAGCACGGCACGGTGGCGTCCTACTACGCCCACGCCAGCGTGGGCACGATCCACATCCGGCCGCTCATCAATCTCAAGGAAGCCGAGGGCATCGCGCGCATGCGGGTCATCGCCGAAGAAATCCGCGACCTGGTCCTGGCCTACGGCGGCGCGGTCAGTTCCGAGCACGGCGACGGACTCGTGCGGAGCGAGTGGAACGAAAAGGTGTTCGGCCCGCGGCTGTACGAGGCCTTTAAGGCGGTCAAGGCCGTGTTCGACCCGAACGGCATCATGAATCCAGGCAAGATCATCGCGAACCAGAAGATGACCGACAACCTGCGATTCGGCCCGGCATACCAGGCGGAGGAGATCAACACGTATTTCGATTTCTCGGGCGACGGCGGGTTCTCGCGGTCCATCGAGCTCTGCAACGGGGTCGGCGCCTGCCGCAAGAAGCTGGTGGGAACCATGTGCCCGTCCTATATCGCCACGCTCGACGAGGAGCACAGCACCCGGGGCCGCGCAAACGTGCTCCGGGCAGCCCTGTCGGGGAAACTGGACGACGAGGGGTTCACAAGCGACCGGGTCTACGAAGCCCTCGACCTCTGCCTGGAGTGCAAGGGCTGCAAAGGCGAGTGCCCCTCCAACGTCGACATGGCCAAGATGAAGTACGAATTCCTCGCCCACTACTACGAGAAACACGGGCTGCCCCTGCGCAACCGCCTGTTCGGCCGTATCGAAACGCTCAACCGGCTCGGTTCCGCCTTTGCGCCGCTGAGCAACCGGATCGTGAACCATCCCTGGCACAAGCGGATCCTGGAACGGACGATCGGCGTGGACAGGCGGCGGTCCCTTCCGGAGTTCGCCGAAGTCACGTTCGAACAGTGGTTCTATCAGCGCGGTTCCGGTAGCGCCGAGAACCGTGATCGACCGACCGTCGTCTTCTTCCCGGACACCTTCGTCAACTACAGCGAGCCCCATATCGGGATTGCCGCCGTGGAGGTACTCGAAAGCGCCGGATACCGCGTGGTGCTGGCCGAACCCCGCGCCTGCTGCGGCAGGCCCCTCATCTCGAAGGGCATGCTGCGCCAGGCCCGGGAGGCCGCCGAATACAACATCACCCAGCTTGTCCGGTACGTGGACCGCGGATGGACCATCGTGGGCTGTGAACCCAGTTGTGTCATGACGTTTCGGGACGACTACCGCGACCTCGTGGACGACCCGCGTGCCGACCGGCTCGCAGAGGGCATGCTCATGATCGACGAGTTCCTGGCCCGGGAGCACGGGGCCGGTCGTCTATCGCTTCCGGTCCGGCCCACTGGCCGGTCGATCAGTCTGCACGGGCACTGCCAGCAGAAGGCCATCGCTGGTACCAACTCCACTGTGGCCGCCCTGGAACTGGTGCCCGGGTACGAGGTCACGACGTTGAACACCGGGTGCTGCGGCATGGCCGGCAGCTTCGGCTACGAACGAGAGCACTACGACCTGTCTATGAAAATCGGCGAAGACCGCCTCTTCCCCGCTGTCCGCGCCGCCGACGAAGGGACGGAACTCGCCGCGACGGGGACCTCCTGCCGGCACCAGATCG encodes:
- a CDS encoding HupE/UreJ family protein, whose protein sequence is MALRIPVGTTDRVSPLTGRRTATSRVAVRVLLFLAIAGLTAAVPSPGAFGHDIPSDITVRAFIKPEGQRLRMLVRVPLEAMVDVTFPLTGPGYLDLSRADESLRDAAMLWLGQEVAIYEDGSRLAVPELMAVRASLPSDPSFQAYDSALVATRGPPLPAGTQIFWQQVMLDVLFEYRITSDRSEFSILPGLERLGMRVSTVLRFLPVSGGERLYQYTGNPGLVVLDPRWHQAAFRFVQLGFTHILDGMDHLLFLLCLIIPFQRLRVLVILVTAFTVAHSVTLVAATLGLTPAALWFVPLVETVIAASIVYMALENIVSPGLRRRWMAVFGFGLVHGFGFAYALRDMLPFGGDHLVVSLLAFNVGVEIGQLLVILICVPILRLLFRYLPGEQPRQSMQAGKIGQTGRTGWTGWTGHPRRIAAVILSVLAGHTAWHWLVERGAVLWEYDVLATTPDSALYGVAGLLVLMLIIAAFAGWAFLRSDRADRTNRSD
- a CDS encoding twin-arginine translocase TatA/TatE family subunit produces the protein MIGDIGMQELMVIFLIVLLLFGADRIPALARGLGKGVREFKRVVNNANTEIQRAIDIDEKEPPPRKPPPTKELDRS
- a CDS encoding glycerate kinase, with translation MSTAALRNDARCIFDAALQAVDPASAIRRHVVREGSRLKVGGRGYDLDQFENVYVVGAGKAGSVMAGAMESLLGDQLTGGVVNVKYGHATPLRRVEVVEAGHPIPDAAGLVGTQKIVELLAPVGEDDLVFCLLSGGGSALLPLPADGVTLEEKQAVTELLLQCGATINETNTIRKHISRVKGGQLARLASPARVVSLVLSDVIGDPLDIIASGPTVPDESTFADCRSILDRYGLQDRLPVAVIRHLDAGSKGIVPETPDSGDPVFHRMQTVTVANNRQALDSARIEAEKRGYNPLVLSSSIDGETREVARIYAAMAREIEGYGDPVRRPACVISGGETTVTLKGGGKGGRNQEFVLATVSGIEGLERTVVFSAGTDGTDGPTDAAGAVADGHTQARAVEMGLDADACMDRSDAYHFFEPLGDLVMTGPTHTNVMDLRLLLVG
- a CDS encoding phytanoyl-CoA dioxygenase family protein, which produces MMTEAQRYLFDLTGFLHLDGALGETALAEALDAAERYIRTPAEDLPPDFGSRDGRIYDNGFAFDKSLERLVFEPSYWPIVKEFTSGKPRFVRGSMLVNQPGGVVDPGSLHCAREAYGWQSTRYDCRDGRIYCDDFVVFIYLTDVNPGDGGLVVVPGSHKCNFDRPDSVFDGGDLEDDAPPGTINVTPRAGDAVIISELLTHGTLRWKPTDRKRIVLVLRYAPQYSGGGPWTTDTLKARLSPETNELMALASFTEVKDVAQREVVTLTE
- a CDS encoding anaerobic glycerol-3-phosphate dehydrogenase subunit C codes for the protein MDSAWQEQIAKETDCAFRFDETARVLYSTDASIYEIQPLGVAYPAHADQVSRILRFAYERGIPVTPRGGGTSLGGQAVGRSIQVDFSRHMNRILEVNVEEQWARIQPGVVLDELNDHLKPMGLLFAPDVSPSNRANVGGMIGNNSCGSHSIIYGKTIDHVLELDVVLSDGTQTVFKPVGDREYGQKAALGGLEGRIYREIRRIAHENRDEIAARYPRIMRRVGGYNLDEFTGEGPFDPCKMIVGSEGTLAAVTEARVNLVPLPAHKALGICHFSDLIESMEATVEILKTDPSAVELTDKTILDLAKESPAAAHQRDFIDGDPEAILMVEYYGETEGEVTDRLDALESLLREKHLGYACVRASTPAAQSNAWTIRKAGLGLLMGMKGDTKPATFVEDTAVSPEKLPDYIRDFRDIVHKHGTVASYYAHASVGTIHIRPLINLKEAEGIARMRVIAEEIRDLVLAYGGAVSSEHGDGLVRSEWNEKVFGPRLYEAFKAVKAVFDPNGIMNPGKIIANQKMTDNLRFGPAYQAEEINTYFDFSGDGGFSRSIELCNGVGACRKKLVGTMCPSYIATLDEEHSTRGRANVLRAALSGKLDDEGFTSDRVYEALDLCLECKGCKGECPSNVDMAKMKYEFLAHYYEKHGLPLRNRLFGRIETLNRLGSAFAPLSNRIVNHPWHKRILERTIGVDRRRSLPEFAEVTFEQWFYQRGSGSAENRDRPTVVFFPDTFVNYSEPHIGIAAVEVLESAGYRVVLAEPRACCGRPLISKGMLRQAREAAEYNITQLVRYVDRGWTIVGCEPSCVMTFRDDYRDLVDDPRADRLAEGMLMIDEFLAREHGAGRLSLPVRPTGRSISLHGHCQQKAIAGTNSTVAALELVPGYEVTTLNTGCCGMAGSFGYEREHYDLSMKIGEDRLFPAVRAADEGTELAATGTSCRHQIADGTGRTAFHPIELIRNALGDRRSIQR